A window from Macaca fascicularis isolate 582-1 chromosome 20, T2T-MFA8v1.1 encodes these proteins:
- the E4F1 gene encoding transcription factor E4F1 isoform X9, translating into MVTHSSRKDHECKLCGASFRTKGSLIRHHRRHTDERPYKCSKCGKSFRESGALTRHLKSLTPCTEKIRFSVSKDVVVSKEDAPAGSGAGAATLGTVTSSVTGEPIETSPVIHLVTDAKGTVIHEVHVQMQELPLGMKTLAPEPPVSQELPCSNEGSRENLLHQAMQNSGIVLERTAGEEGALEPAPAAGSSPQPLAEAAPQLPVLEVQPLETVASEASAVPRTHPCPQCSETFPTAATLEAHKRGHTGPRPFACVQCGKAFPKAYLLKKHQEVHVRERRFRCGDCGKLYKTIAHVRGHRRVHSDERPYPCPECGKRYKTKNAQQVHFRTHLEEKPHVCQFCSRGFREKGSLVRHVRHHTGEKPFKCYKCGRGFAEHGTLNRHLRTKGGCLLEVEELLVSEESPAAATTVLAEDPHTVLVEFSSVVADTQEYIIEATADDAETSEATEIIEGTQTEVDSHIMKVVQQIVHQASAGHQIIVQNVTMDEETALGPEAAAADTITIATPESLTEQVAMTLASAISEGTVLATRAGASGTEQATVTMVSSEDIEILEHAGELVISSPEGQLEVQTVIV; encoded by the exons ATGGTCACTCACAGCAGCCGCAAGGACCACGAGTGCAAGCTCTGTGGGGCCTCCTTCCGCACCAAGGGCTCACTCATCCGGCACCACCGGCGGCATACGG ACGAGCGCCCCTACAAGTGCTCCAAGTGTGGGAAGAGCTTCCGGGAGTCGGGCGCACTGACCCGGCACCTCAAGTCTCTCACCCCCTGCACGGAGAAAATCCGCTTCAGTGTGAGCAAGGATGTGGTTGTCAGCAAAGAGGATGCACCTGCAG GGTCTGGAGCTGGAGCTGCCACCTTGGGGACAGTCACATCATCGGTGACAGGCGAGCCCATAGAGACTTCACCTGTGATTCACCTGGTGACAGATGCCAAGGGCACCGTCATCCACGAAGTCCACGTCCAGATGCAGGAGCTGCCCCTGGGCATGAAAACCCTGGCCCCGGAG CCCCCCGTCTCCCAGGAGCTCCCCTGCTCCAATGAGGGCAGCCGAGAGAACCTGCTGCACCAGGCCATGCAGAACTCCGGCATCGTCCTTGAGCGCACCGCTGGGGAGGAGGGCGCCCTGGAGCCAGCCCCTGCTGCTGGGTCcagtccccagcccctggcagagGCAGCCCCACAGCTGCCGGTACTGGAAGTGCAGCCGCTAGAGACA GTGGCCAGCGAGGCCTCAGCGGTGCCCAGGACCCACCCATGTCCTCAGTGCAGTGAGACCTTCCCGACAGCAGCCACCCTGGAGGCCCACAAGAGGGGCCACACCG GGCCGAGGCCGTTCGCCTGTGTGCAGTGTGGCAAGGCCTTCCCCAAGGCCTACCTGCTCAAGAAGCACCAGGAGGTGCACGTGCGTGAGCGCCGCTTCCGCTGTGGCGACTGCGGGAAGCTCTACAAGACCATCGCCCATGTGCGTGGCCACCGGCGCGTCCACTCAGACGAGCGGCCATACCCTTGTCCCGAGTGTGGCAAGCGCTACAAGACTAAG AACGCACAGCAGGTGCACTTCCGGACACATCTGGAGGAGAAGCCGCATGTGTGCCAGTTCTGCAGCCGTGGCTTCCGAGAGAAGGGCTCGCTGGTGCGGCACGTGCGACACCACACAGGCGAGAAGCCATTCAAGTGCTACAAATGCGGCCGTGGCTTTGCTGAGCACGGCACGCTGAACCGGCACCTGCGCACCAAAG GGGGCTGCCTGCTGGAGGTGGAGGAGTTGCTGGTGTCCGAGGAGAGCCCCGCGGCAGCCACCACCGTCCTCGCGGAGGACCCGCACACGGTGTTGGTGGAGTTCTCGTCCGTGGTAGCCGACACCCAGGAGTATATCATTGAG GCCACTGCGGATGATGCGGAGACCAGTGAGGCCACGGAGATCATCGAGGGCACCCAGACGGAG GTGGACAGCCACATCATGAAGGTGGTGCAGCAGATTGTGCACCAGGCCAGCGCCGGCCACCAGATCATTGTGCAGAATGTCACCATGGATGAGGAGACAGCGCTGGGCCCAGAGGCGGCTGCTGCCGACACCATCACCATCGCAACCCCCGAGAGCCTGACAGAACAGGTGGCCATGACACTGGCCTCAGCCATCAGCGAGGGCACTGTGCTTGCCACCCGGGCAGGGGCGAGTGGCACTGAACAGGCCACTGTGACCATGGTGTCATCAGAGGACATCGAGATCCTGGAGCATGCAGGCGAGCTGGTCATCTCCTCGCCAGAGGGCCAGCTGGAGGTGCAGACGGTCATCGTCTAG
- the E4F1 gene encoding transcription factor E4F1 isoform X8 has translation MVTHSSRKDHECKLCGASFRTKGSLIRHHRRHTDERPYKCSKCGKSFRESGALTRHLKSLTPCTEKIRFSVSKDVVVSKEDAPAGSGAGAATLGTVTSSVTGEPIETSPVIHLVTDAKGTVIHEVHVQMQELPLGMKTLAPEPPVSQELPCSNEGSRENLLHQAMQNSGIVLERTAGEEGALEPAPAAGSSPQPLAEAAPQLPVLEVQPLETQVASEASAVPRTHPCPQCSETFPTAATLEAHKRGHTGPRPFACVQCGKAFPKAYLLKKHQEVHVRERRFRCGDCGKLYKTIAHVRGHRRVHSDERPYPCPECGKRYKTKNAQQVHFRTHLEEKPHVCQFCSRGFREKGSLVRHVRHHTGEKPFKCYKCGRGFAEHGTLNRHLRTKGGCLLEVEELLVSEESPAAATTVLAEDPHTVLVEFSSVVADTQEYIIEATADDAETSEATEIIEGTQTEVDSHIMKVVQQIVHQASAGHQIIVQNVTMDEETALGPEAAAADTITIATPESLTEQVAMTLASAISEGTVLATRAGASGTEQATVTMVSSEDIEILEHAGELVISSPEGQLEVQTVIV, from the exons ATGGTCACTCACAGCAGCCGCAAGGACCACGAGTGCAAGCTCTGTGGGGCCTCCTTCCGCACCAAGGGCTCACTCATCCGGCACCACCGGCGGCATACGG ACGAGCGCCCCTACAAGTGCTCCAAGTGTGGGAAGAGCTTCCGGGAGTCGGGCGCACTGACCCGGCACCTCAAGTCTCTCACCCCCTGCACGGAGAAAATCCGCTTCAGTGTGAGCAAGGATGTGGTTGTCAGCAAAGAGGATGCACCTGCAG GGTCTGGAGCTGGAGCTGCCACCTTGGGGACAGTCACATCATCGGTGACAGGCGAGCCCATAGAGACTTCACCTGTGATTCACCTGGTGACAGATGCCAAGGGCACCGTCATCCACGAAGTCCACGTCCAGATGCAGGAGCTGCCCCTGGGCATGAAAACCCTGGCCCCGGAG CCCCCCGTCTCCCAGGAGCTCCCCTGCTCCAATGAGGGCAGCCGAGAGAACCTGCTGCACCAGGCCATGCAGAACTCCGGCATCGTCCTTGAGCGCACCGCTGGGGAGGAGGGCGCCCTGGAGCCAGCCCCTGCTGCTGGGTCcagtccccagcccctggcagagGCAGCCCCACAGCTGCCGGTACTGGAAGTGCAGCCGCTAGAGACA CAGGTGGCCAGCGAGGCCTCAGCGGTGCCCAGGACCCACCCATGTCCTCAGTGCAGTGAGACCTTCCCGACAGCAGCCACCCTGGAGGCCCACAAGAGGGGCCACACCG GGCCGAGGCCGTTCGCCTGTGTGCAGTGTGGCAAGGCCTTCCCCAAGGCCTACCTGCTCAAGAAGCACCAGGAGGTGCACGTGCGTGAGCGCCGCTTCCGCTGTGGCGACTGCGGGAAGCTCTACAAGACCATCGCCCATGTGCGTGGCCACCGGCGCGTCCACTCAGACGAGCGGCCATACCCTTGTCCCGAGTGTGGCAAGCGCTACAAGACTAAG AACGCACAGCAGGTGCACTTCCGGACACATCTGGAGGAGAAGCCGCATGTGTGCCAGTTCTGCAGCCGTGGCTTCCGAGAGAAGGGCTCGCTGGTGCGGCACGTGCGACACCACACAGGCGAGAAGCCATTCAAGTGCTACAAATGCGGCCGTGGCTTTGCTGAGCACGGCACGCTGAACCGGCACCTGCGCACCAAAG GGGGCTGCCTGCTGGAGGTGGAGGAGTTGCTGGTGTCCGAGGAGAGCCCCGCGGCAGCCACCACCGTCCTCGCGGAGGACCCGCACACGGTGTTGGTGGAGTTCTCGTCCGTGGTAGCCGACACCCAGGAGTATATCATTGAG GCCACTGCGGATGATGCGGAGACCAGTGAGGCCACGGAGATCATCGAGGGCACCCAGACGGAG GTGGACAGCCACATCATGAAGGTGGTGCAGCAGATTGTGCACCAGGCCAGCGCCGGCCACCAGATCATTGTGCAGAATGTCACCATGGATGAGGAGACAGCGCTGGGCCCAGAGGCGGCTGCTGCCGACACCATCACCATCGCAACCCCCGAGAGCCTGACAGAACAGGTGGCCATGACACTGGCCTCAGCCATCAGCGAGGGCACTGTGCTTGCCACCCGGGCAGGGGCGAGTGGCACTGAACAGGCCACTGTGACCATGGTGTCATCAGAGGACATCGAGATCCTGGAGCATGCAGGCGAGCTGGTCATCTCCTCGCCAGAGGGCCAGCTGGAGGTGCAGACGGTCATCGTCTAG